The following coding sequences are from one Candidatus Paceibacterota bacterium window:
- the groL gene encoding chaperonin GroEL (60 kDa chaperone family; promotes refolding of misfolded polypeptides especially under stressful conditions; forms two stacked rings of heptamers to form a barrel-shaped 14mer; ends can be capped by GroES; misfolded proteins enter the barrel where they are refolded when GroES binds) — protein EIKQVATVSANWDTTIGEIIADAMDKVGKDGTITVEEAKSIETTLEVVEGMQFDKGYLSPYFVTNAETMEAKLEDAYILIFEKKISSLKDMLPLLEKVAKVGKPMLIIAEEVEGEALATLVVNKLRGTLNIVAVKAPGFGDRRKAMCEDIAILTGAKFISEDLGIKLEGVELSDLGKAKSIVVDKENTTIVEGAGKSSDIQGRVNQIRRQIEETTSDYDREKLQERLAKLAGGVAVINVGAATETEMKEKKARVEDALHATRAAVEEGIVPGGGVALIRCLDAIDKVKGANEDERIGVDIVKKAIEFPTRELANNAGEEGSVVVEEVKKRKGNDGYNVADNSYEDLVKAGVVDPKKVTRTALQNAASIAGLLLTTECLITEIPEKEKKAPMPGGHGGMGGDMDY, from the coding sequence GAGATCAAGCAGGTCGCCACCGTGTCCGCCAACTGGGACACCACCATCGGCGAGATCATTGCCGACGCCATGGACAAGGTTGGCAAGGACGGCACCATCACCGTCGAGGAAGCCAAGTCCATCGAGACCACGCTCGAAGTGGTTGAAGGCATGCAGTTCGACAAGGGCTATTTGTCTCCGTACTTCGTGACCAACGCCGAGACCATGGAAGCCAAGCTGGAAGACGCCTACATCCTGATCTTCGAGAAGAAGATCAGCAGCCTGAAGGACATGCTCCCGCTGCTGGAGAAAGTCGCCAAGGTTGGCAAACCGATGCTCATCATCGCTGAGGAAGTGGAGGGCGAAGCCCTGGCCACCCTGGTGGTGAATAAGCTGCGCGGCACGCTCAACATCGTGGCCGTCAAGGCCCCGGGCTTCGGCGACCGGCGCAAGGCCATGTGCGAAGACATCGCCATCCTCACCGGTGCCAAGTTCATCAGCGAAGACCTCGGCATCAAGCTGGAGGGCGTTGAACTCAGCGACCTCGGCAAGGCCAAGAGCATCGTGGTGGATAAGGAAAACACGACCATCGTGGAAGGTGCCGGCAAGAGCTCGGACATCCAGGGCCGCGTGAACCAGATTCGCCGGCAGATCGAGGAAACCACCTCGGATTACGACCGCGAGAAGCTTCAGGAACGCCTGGCGAAGCTCGCCGGTGGCGTGGCCGTCATCAACGTCGGCGCCGCAACCGAGACCGAGATGAAGGAGAAGAAGGCCCGCGTCGAGGACGCCCTGCACGCGACCCGCGCAGCCGTTGAAGAGGGCATCGTCCCTGGCGGCGGCGTGGCATTGATCCGCTGCCTGGACGCCATTGACAAGGTCAAGGGCGCCAACGAGGACGAGCGGATCGGCGTGGACATCGTCAAGAAGGCGATCGAGTTCCCGACCCGCGAGCTGGCTAACAACGCCGGCGAGGAAGGTTCGGTCGTTGTCGAGGAAGTCAAGAAGCGCAAGGGCAACGATGGTTACAACGTGGCGGACAACAGCTACGAAGACCTCGTCAAAGCCGGCGTAGTGGACCCGAAGAAGGTCACCCGCACCGCGCTGCAGAACGCCGCGTCCATCGCCGGCCTGCTCCTGACGACGGAATGTCTCATCACTGAGATTCCGGAGAAGGAGAAGAAGGCCCCGATGCCGGGCGGTCACGGCGGCATGGGCGGCGACATGGATTACTAA